The Mangrovivirga cuniculi genomic sequence AGTCCGTTTTTTCATTTCTTCCACCGGATATGGATCATTTTGAAGATCAGATGGTGAAACTGATTTCTGAAATGCTAAATCCGGATATTCCATTTCACGAACCAACAGTTGAACGATAACCTGATTATTTAAAAAGCTTATCAAAAACAGTTTCAGCTGCATTATAGCCACACATTCCATGTACTCCACCTCCGGGTGGAGTCGATGAGGAGCAAATATAAATGCTTGAGTTAGGGGTGGTGTAGGGGTTTAACCTGGCTACCGGCCTGGTGAAAAGTTGGGTAACGTCGGTAGCACCACCTGAAATAACACCACCAATGTAATTAGGATTATATTCCTGGTACATTTTAGGTGAAAAGTGGCTTTTTGCCTGTATTACATCTTTAAATCCCGGAGCAAATCGTTCAATTTGATTTTCTATGATGGAAGACATATCTTTTTCTGATCCGTATGGGACATGGCAATATGCCCAGCATGTATGTTGACCCTCAGGGGTTCTGGTATTGTCAAATTCACTTTGCTGAGCTAGCAATACATATGGCTTTTCAGCATGTTTCCCGTTCCAGACTTGTTTCTCAGCAAAAGCAATTTCTTCAATAGTTCCACCCAAATGGGCTGTGGAAGCTTTAAGACACCTTGGATCCTTCCAGGGAATAGATTCCTTAAGTGCGTAATCTATTTTAAATACTGCCGGTCCGTATTTGAATTTACTCAACTTCTTTTTGTATGAAGCGGGAAGTTGCTCACCGGCAATATTTGAAAGCTGAGTTGGGTCAGTATCAAAAAGATAGGCTTTTGCTTTAGGCAGATTTTTTAGGCTTTCTACTTTATGTTCATATTGAATCTCACCACCATTTTCTTTGTAATAGTTTAATAATGCCTTGGCTATAGATTGAGAACCTCCCTTAGGAATAGGCCAATTTACTTTGTGGCCACTGATTAAAAAATTAAACCTAAGGCTGTTGTAAAGAATTTATCAAATGGAAGAGTGCTGTGTGCAGCACATCCTGCAAATAAAGCTTTAGCCCGATCACCCTTAAATGTGTTTTTTGCATATGTGTTTGCTGGGAATACTGCTTTGGAGCCAAACTTGACCATTGTAAACAAATTTCTGGGTATTCCCGGTTTATGAAAACTGTCCTCAAAAATTTGATCTGCCTTATCTACCAGTGGTTCTATAAGCTTAATGTACTGACTGGCATCTATACCTAAATTGTCAGCTGTTTCCTGAATGGACTTATTTAATAAAACGGCAGGTTCATTATCCAGTGGATGTGCTACCGATGCTTCAGGGTAAATCCATTCTAATCCATGGTCTTCCAGTTTTAACTTTTTGAAATATGGAGATAAATAGCCTATCGGGTGAACAGCTGAACATACGTCGTGATGAAAACCTGGGAGAGTCAATTCCTGTGTTCTGGTACCCCCTCCAGGTTCACTGGCAGCTTCAAGGATTAGAACTTTAAGTCCTTTTTCAGCCAGGTAGATACCGGCACTTAATCCATTCGGCCCTGATCCGATTATAACAGCATCATATTCATATTTTTCAGCCATTCCGGTTTACTGATAGATTTAAGAATTAAACTTATGATATATATGGGTAATATAATACATCTTAAAGTTTATACTATAATAATCCAGGCCTTTGAATGAAAGTTAGAATAATTTACAATCCTATCATAAAAAAGTAATTGTACTCATCGCGTGAAACGAATTAGTCTTGGCAGAATAGCCTGGGCCGAGATCAGATTTTAGCCTCAGATTACTTTTTCTAAAATAAGGCCCAATTCCAATGGGTAAGTAAACAAAAAAAGAATTTTGATCATCATCTTCCCAATTAAATCCTGTATTCACGCCTAAATAAAGATTGAACTTACCGGGGCTGAAATCAAAAGGGTAGTAGTGTCCTCCTACTGAAAATGCCTCAGGAGAAATGAATAAGTTCGTTCCATATTTTTCAGCAAAAATATGTTCATAATTGGCATATAAAAGGAACTCCGGAGTAAAAACAAATGCAAAACCAAGAAAATCTTTTCCACTTGGGGAATATTCGCCTGGTGTGTATCCGAATAGAAACTTTTGAAGTTTTGTTCGTTCAGGTTTCTCGGCATTTTGAGCATTTCCGATATTAAAAAAGATTAAAAAAATAATAGAGATTAAATAATTAGATTTTAGCATTTAATAATACCAGTTTAAAAAATAGAAATACTCTTTATTTCGTTAATATTTATTGCCGGGCAAATAAATAATCCTGATATTAATATTCAAACTTTTAAAAGTATAGACACAAAAAAAGCTGCCTCATTACGAGACAGCTTTCTATATTTTAAATATGGCTTAATTATGCCATTTGAGATTCTAATTTATCAGCAAGTACATTTTTTGGTACAGCACCAATTTGCTTGTCAACGATCTCTCCACCTTTAAATACTAATAAGGTTGGAATACTTCTGATGCCATATTTTGCAGATAGG encodes the following:
- a CDS encoding phytoene desaturase family protein; amino-acid sequence: MSKFKYGPAVFKIDYALKESIPWKDPRCLKASTAHLGGTIEEIAFAEKQVWNGKHAEKPYVLLAQQSEFDNTRTPEGQHTCWAYCHVPYGSEKDMSSIIENQIERFAPGFKDVIQAKSHFSPKMYQEYNPNYIGGVISGGATDVTQLFTRPVARLNPYTTPNSSIYICSSSTPPGGGVHGMCGYNAAETVFDKLFK
- a CDS encoding phytoene desaturase family protein, producing the protein MAEKYEYDAVIIGSGPNGLSAGIYLAEKGLKVLILEAASEPGGGTRTQELTLPGFHHDVCSAVHPIGYLSPYFKKLKLEDHGLEWIYPEASVAHPLDNEPAVLLNKSIQETADNLGIDASQYIKLIEPLVDKADQIFEDSFHKPGIPRNLFTMVKFGSKAVFPANTYAKNTFKGDRAKALFAGCAAHSTLPFDKFFTTALGLIF